One genomic region from Remersonia thermophila strain ATCC 22073 chromosome 1, whole genome shotgun sequence encodes:
- a CDS encoding 60S ribosomal protein uL30: MSSTTVPTQNDVLVPETLLKKRKSQEKARAERAAEIEKRKQANKEKRGVIFKRAEKYVKEYRDAEREKIRLARAAKQDNSFYIPPEAKLIFVIRIKGINKIPPKPRKILQLLRLLQINNGVFVRVTKATAEMIKLVEPWVAYGYPNLKSVRELIYKRGYGKVNGQRIALTDNAIVEENLGKYGIICIEDLIHEIYTVGPNFKQASNFLWPFKLSNPNGGFRPRKFKHFIEGGDIGNREEHINALIRQMN, translated from the exons ATGTCTTCTAC GACCGTCCCGACCCAGAACGATGTTCTCGTTCCCGAGACTCTGCTGAAGAAGCGGAAGTCCCAGGagaaggcccgcgccgagcgcgccgccgagatcgagaagCGCAAGCAG GCCAACAAGGAGAAGCGTGGCGTCATCTTCAAGCGTGCTGAGAAGTACGTGAAGGAGTACCGCGATGCTGAGCGCGAGAAGAtccgcctggcccgcgccgccaagcagGACAACTCCTTCTACATCCCGCCTGAGGCCAAGCTGATCTTCGTCATCCGCATCAAGGG TATCAACAAGATCCCTCCCAAGCCGCGCAAgatcctgcagctcctccgtctcctccaGATCAACAACGGTGTCTTTGTCCGCGTCACCAAGGCCACCGCTGAGATGATCAAGCTTGTCGAGCCCTGGGTTGCCTACGGCTACCCCAACCTGAAGAGCGTTCGTGAGCTCATCTACAAGCGCGGCTATGGCAAGGTCAACGGCCAGCGCATCGCTCTCACCGACAATGCCATCGTCGAGGAGAACCTTGGCAAGTACGGCATCATCTGCATTGAGGATCTGATCCACGAGATCTACACGGTCGGCCCCAACTTCAAGCAGGCCTCCAACTTCCTCTGGCCCTTCAAGCTCAGCAACCCCAACGGCGGCTTCCGCCCCCGCAAGTTCAAGCACTTCATTGAGGGTGGTGACATCGGCAACCGGGAGGAGCACATCAACGCTCTCATCCGCCAGATGAACTAA
- a CDS encoding 40S ribosomal protein uS11, which produces MPPKKAARPAQENISLGPQIREGELVFGVARIFASFNDTFVHVTDLSGRETICRVTGGMKVKADRDESSPYAAMLAAQDVAARCKELGITALHIKIRATGGNGTKTPGPGAQSALRALARAGMKIGRIEDVTPTPSDSTRRKGGRRGRRL; this is translated from the exons ATGCCCCCCAAGAAGGCCGCTCGTCCCGCCCAGGAGAATATCTCTCTCGGACCCCAGATCCGTGAGGGTGAACTCGTTTTCGGCG TTGCCCGCATCTTCGCCAGCTTC AACGACACCTTCGTCCATGTCACTGATCTGTCCGGCCGCGAAACCATCTGCCGTGTCACCGGCGGTATGAAGGTCAAGGCTGACCGTGACGAGTCGTCCCCCTACGCTGCCATGTTGGCTGCCCAGGACGTTGCGGCTCGCTGCAAGGAGCTTGGCATCACTGCCCTCCACATCAAGATCCGTGCCACTGGTG GCAACGGCACCAAGACTCCCGGCCCCGGTGCCCAGTcggccctccgcgccctggcccgcgctGGCATGAAGATCGGCCGCATTGAGGATGTCACCCCCACGCCGTCCGACTCGACCCGTCGCAAGGGTGGtcgccgtggtcgtcgtctcTAA